In Dermacentor silvarum isolate Dsil-2018 chromosome 10, BIME_Dsil_1.4, whole genome shotgun sequence, the genomic stretch AACGCagatgattattgtttggggacaagatacaaACCAAACTTTTTTTAGAGTGGAGTGTCGCGGTTCAATCGCAGAGCCCTGTACATTGTTCAAACATCTGCCGACCCAAGACAAAGTTAAGCGCAACCTCCCTGAACGGGAACGGTCCAAGATGTGCGTACCATTATATAGCGGTCAGCGTGTTGCGTATTTTTTTGCGTTGTAATGTGTGTGGGAGTTATGATGTATTATATATTTATATGCGTGAGGAGTACGAGAAGAGAGATGCACGCATTTACATTATCGAACATCGCATCGATTCAACGCATCCTCACGTGGAGTCTCCTTTAGTCACCTTCAATTCTCATTGGTGGGGCGTTTACCAGCGCATCCCATACAGCTTGCTATTCACGTTTTAGTATAGGCTTATGCATTTCCGGCCTAGGTTTAACGCTTCCTTTCTAGGTATGGTGTTTGGGGAACGTCGGAATCGCACGGGCTCGCAGAAAGCATTGCGCAGAGACGCTTATTGCTATCTCGGACAATGGGTCGCTTGCCACTACTCTAGATGGCAAGTATCAACGGCGCACACAACGGTCTGAAACTTCACATTTGCGCGCTGTATTGGAACAGCGGGCTTTCTGGATTAAAATTCTCGCCCTATAGAccaggaattttttttctggtttcacATGGAATTTTACGACCGACTCGTCTTGTAATGCTACGCATGAGAAAGTTCAACCGCTAGTTGACGCCGATCAAAGACAATGCTTCCTGAACTGAGTTAGGGGTGATAATGTGGCGAAGTCACTGCGCACGGTACGATCGCGTCATTCCTCGCGAAGAGGAGGAGGTGCGTCGGGACTGCttaaatatttttgctgtacAAACAGAGCACACGGCCTTTGGGATcagctaacttttttttttaagtactaTCTCTGGGATCGACACATGAAATAGGCTAGAAACAGTACCCGATACGAAAAAGTGGGCGTAACTCGCCGCGACTTACTTAAAATACCTGCAAACTAATTAACTCTTCGGAGTACAGAGAAGCCTAACGGGCTTGTAGTGCTCGTTACATCTAACAAGAACCGGCGGCTCGTTTTAGAGAAATGAGAAGGGCTCGCCGATTGTGCGATATACTAACCCGTCCGTGAAGCTCCCATTCAATCGGTGTCGCGCGACCAGTTGCAGTCGGTGGATGTGACCTCGTAGATCGCTGATACGACACAGACCGCGCACTACATGGAGTTAGTGAGACCGAGAACAGGAAGGAGTTTTATTTTGACTGGTGATTCGTAACGTGCAGTTTAATACAATGCATGTTCAATACAACCGGAGCAAAATGAGACTCAAGCAAATGAAATTGAAAGCGACTCAGTGCCGCCTGACGGGACTTCATTCCCCATGCTGCAGACggcagggccgctattttgtagcgatgcctttccgatgctaatgccttttcgcgcttatcgcgctcgGTCAGCGGCCAGAGCTAccgtccgctcacgttatcaacgggatcagcctgccgtgagcggtggactagtatagaataaagcataacgcatcgctacaatataccggcccaGCATACAACACATTTAATATACAGAATGAGAATAAGCATTTACGAATTGGTAGACTAACACACAAATACATACCGGGATTTACATAGCATACATAATTTCAGCTTCAAGATACTTTGACGCATGAAAATGCAAAACACGGTTTTCGTACAACACACCAAACGAAAGCGAAACAGCATAAGCCAAGGAATAACAGACTTCCTACGTGTTTATTTGCATATGCATGAAAGGTTTTACAGCTTTAAGCTATTACAACAATCCGAAACAAGCAAGCGTTGTACAGCACCTTCACATGGAGATGAAAGGAAAGTTAACTTGATTCTTGTTTTTAGGAAACGAGAAAGCATGCAAGTATGCGAAATTGCCCAGTTGGGTGCGAAACGCACAGAAGGGACAAAAACATTTGGACACGATGATCCTATATACCGCGTCACATCCTCCAATATCACAGGCCTCTCAATGTGCAGTAATGTCATGCATCGCTGTCGTATTAGAAACTATTGAGTTCTGTGTGGGTGTGTCTTGTTCTTTCTCTGCGTCCATGTACCAGTtgcgttacacacacacacacaaaaaaaaagaaccttcaGCACATAAGTCCAAATCTCCACACTGCTTGCGAGTATTCTGTGGCGTAATCGCAGGACTGTCGTTACAACTGATGAAAATAAAAAGATACTTCCTACAGAAAGGCTCAATAGAGCCTTGTGCATGTTCGGGGTCAAGAAAAATGCGTACGATATTGAGCAGCATCGCGCATGCGTGCATGGTTTGACTTTCCCATCACAACGGTACGGGTAAGAATTTTCCAAGGACATTGCTCACCTTTAGTTTTCAAGGCTATTGGAGGTTACTGATAACATTGAAAGTAATAACTCAAGGTGTGCGTCCTTAAATCGGCATTAGGACAACAGCGGAAGCATGATCAAATTCAAACACTATTCCAAGCAAACGCATTCAAATTCATTCGAAGAGACATGTAAATATTAACACAgcgtacagtaaaaaaaaaagaagaggaaccGGTAAACTAGTCGCTTAAACAAAATACAACTAAAGCGGACATTTTCTTTTGAAGATTTCATTGCGCGcgctcgtgcttttttttttttttttttttgtctagacGCGTTTACACATGATTTGGCATAAGGGGAAATAAATGTAGCCAATGTGAAGCAGTCGTTCGACAATGGCTCAAGCGGTGAACTTCAAGCACGAAATGAGAAAACTGTGCGTAATATCTACAGTCATCAGGCAACGAGATCAGACCCGTCAAGGGCGCCATGGCGGTTCACTGTTACTACTGACCTGGCGCCGTACATGATAATTATGCACACAAATCGCAAACCACGGCGGCAATGCGGCACAGTATACGCGGTGAAGAAGCGGCGAAAGTGGGTAGCTCTGCCCGATGAACAAACGACAGGCAATACAAATGTTAGACCAGGTAGAGATGCGTGCTACGCGGCATCGTCGAAGGCTGCTCCGACGCCTGCGTCTACAATGGCAAAATATTTCTGCGAGGTTCCACGGTTCACATATCTTACGAACCACAGCTTTAGGGGCCGGTAAGTGACGCAGACAACTCACGGCGCAAGCACCACACCGCTTCATGGAGAATGCTCTTATCCATACAGTCACCCATCCATAAACGCATTTAATGATTCAGGCACATCAAAACTAGGAACAGTGAGCATGGCTACATTTATCACCAACCAGTTTTTAAAATGGTCATCATTACGATCATGAGCTAATCAGGAAATTTTTGCTGGCGAGAGTAACTACCCTCCCCTTTCCCATTCATTGGCATTGTGTGCTTTTGTAGTGGCATGTTGATATTTTGGGTCGGTGATGAGCGACGTGGAAGAACCGAAAATGTATCGGAAACGAGGGCTTCTTACACGAGAAGGATGCCTAAACAAATTCGCTGAATGCTGAAACGAGTACCGAGATCAACCAAAGAAACAAAGCCAAAGAAACGAGTTGTTCAACCAATCCAAAAGTGGATGCCATGGTCGATAGTGAGCCATCAAACCAGGCAGCTTTCAACCGGGATGAAGCAAGGAAATGAACCATCAACGGGCTTTGTGGATACAACGGTGAGACTGGAAATGCTACCGAAATACAATGAATTCGAAGTGCGCCGAATAGCGGCGAACAAAAGGAGCACGAACAGGTGGGCACATAAAAAATGAACAAACCAGTACGCGCGCACAACAgggtaacacacacacacacacacacacacacacacacacacacacacacacatcaacGTACTACTACGAAAGTGCACAATGTGAAGGAATGTCCATTACTCTCGCCACCAAAAATTTACAGATCAGCTCATGAAGGCTTCAACAACCCTTCTGAAAAACTGGGTGGTGTCCACGTAACCAGACCTTACTGTTCCGCTTCGTATTATCGTAATTGCTAGAAGCGCCATCCATCCGCTGAGCAACGTACCACTCTTTCAAAGCAGAAAAGCTTGCTATACGAAACATTAAATATGCCTGTGTAAAAACAAGGCAACAGATTAACTGTAGAAGCACATCCGATAGACGGTCGCGGGACGGCGACAAGCAGTCCTTCAGAGCATTAACACGCAGCCGTCACAGCGCAGGACACAGCCATGATGGAGGCGTACGATGGTTACAGAGGTCAGAGGAAGCGGCAGGACGATCGGGCTGAAGATTGTCGCTCTTGAAGGCCAGGAATGCTCTTGTAAATGCGTGCTGGAACAATTATATCGCGCCACAGGCGATAACACCCTCGCAACCTGAAACAACACAAGGCCTGTTTAGTGGTCATTCGAAAACAGTCGTAGTACAGGCGCGTGTATGTATGTTATATTTACCATAATCAAGTACAAAGGCTCCACCATAGGTCCAGTATACCAGCAGGACGCCATCGGCGAGAGAACATGGTCGGTCACAGGCCGAGTGGAGATCGAAGTAATTTACTCTGGAGCGTAGACCGGAGAGTGTGTGCTCGAGCGATCCGAGTGTCCTTGTGGGCCGAAATCGAAGACAGGAGCTCAGAACCTGGAACGACACAGTGCTTATTTGTTAACCACTGGAGAACATAGCCGTAGTATTATGAGCCGTCTGTGCACGACACTTACCAGTAGCAGTGCAGGGTGAGGACAACAGTCGAGTCTGCCAGCAGGACGCCATCGGCGAGAGAATGTTGAAGTGATGACAGTCACTCCTAGAACGGGTGGTGCTCGTGCGCGAAGTAATCTCTGGAGGGTAGACCGGAGAGTATGTGCAGGAGCGGGCTGGGTTTCCTTGTGGGCCGAAATCGAAAACAGGAGCTCAGAACCTGGAACGACACAGCGCTTATTTGTTAACCACTGGAGAACATAGCCGTAGTATTATGAGCTGTCTGCACGACACTTACCAGTAGTAGTGCAGGGTGAGGACAACAGTCGAGTCTGCCAGCAGGACACCATCGGCGAGAGAATGTTGAAGTGATGACAGTCACTCCTAGAACGGGTGGTGCTCGTGCGCGAAGTAATCTCTGGAGGGTAGACCGGAGAGTATGTGCAGGAGCGGGCTGGGTTTCCTTGTGGGCCGAAATCGAAAACAGGAGCTCAGAACCTGGAACGACACAGTGCTTATTTGTTAACCACTGGAGGACATAGCCGTAGTATTATGAGCCGTCTGTGCACGACACTTACCAGTAGCAGTGCAGGGTGAGGACAACAGTCGAGTCTGCCGGCAGGACGCCATCGGCGAGAGAATGTTCAAGTGATGACATCTCGTGCGCGAAGTAATCTCTGGAGGGTAGACCGGAGAGTATGTGCAGGAGCGGGCTGGGTTTCCTTGTGGGCCGAAATCGAAAACAGGAGCTCAGAACCTGGAACGACACAGCGCTTATTTGGTAACCACTGGAGGACATAGCCGTAGTATTATGAGCGTCTGTGCACGACACTTACCAGTAGCAGTGCAGGGTGAGGACAACAGTCGAGTCTGCCAGCAGGACGCCATCGGCGAGAGAATGTTGAAGTGATGACAGTTCACTCCTAGAACGGGTGGTGCTCGTGCGCGAAGTAATCTCTGGAGGGTAGACCGGAGAGTATGTGCAGGAGCGGGCTGGGTTTCCTTGTGGGCCGAAATCGAAAACAGGAGCTCAGAACCTGGAACGACACAGCGCTTATTTGTTAACCACTGGAGGACATAGCCGTAGTATTATGAGCCGTCTGTGCACGACACTTACCAGTAGTAGTGCAGGGTGAGGACAACAGTCGAGTCTGCCAGCAGGACGCCATCGGCGAGAGAATGTTGAAGTGATGACAGTCACTCCTAGAACGGGTGGTGCTCGTGCGCGAAGTAATCTCTGGAGGGTAGACCGGAGAGTATGTGCAGGAGCGGGCTGGGTTTCCTTGTGGGCCGAAATCGAAAACAGCTCGTGCGCGAAGTAATCTCTGGAGGGTAGACCGGAGAGTATGTGCAGGAGCGGGCTGGGTTTCCTTGTGGGCCGAAATCGAAAACAGGAGCTCAGAACCAGGAATCGACCCTCGCTACCAAGAAGGACAACAGTGAAGAAAACTGAACTGGCTGACATGCGACTGGCAACCGGGAACGGACGCCGTGGAGCCGAGAGCAACCACACAAGAGAATAGAAGCCGTCGCTACTTCGTGAATGTAAGCCTGTATTTTGAACATGAATATCTTGGGACAACCATTTTCCAGACGATTATAAATGATCTATGGAGGAATGAATCGAGGAAGTTAAGTCTGACTAAATAAATGTCTACAGAGCATATCGACAACAATAAACAAAAGCACTAACATTTTCTTGGATGCAAGCGCAGAACACCTAGTACAGTTATACGAGAGCGGAGACAGTGCTGATTGTGGCAAGGAACAAAGTAGCTCTAATGAAGACCGTTGTCATCTCGCAAATATAGAACCTGCGAGCAACAATGTGTTGTGGAGTTACGTCAAGAACAATGCAAAACGAGAAATTCACGAACTAAAGTTTTGCACCACTGCTACAATTGTGCTGCATTGGATATAGAATGATAATGCGCGAGGCGTCCATGGAACACAAACTGCAAGAGATAAGACACTACTCAATGGAAAAACAATGGGGATACGTCTGCCGTAATGAAAATACAGCAGATCTGACAAGTGTCACCGTAGAACAGATTTCGTCGCCAAAAATTGTGGAAGGAATCTGAGTTGCTACAAACCAAAGAAGAGCCGTGTTAGAAAAAGCCGGATAATAATGAAAGGACAGACGATGAATCACGTCGGAAATGATCGCAAGACGAGGAGTTCAGATTCGGCAGTTACTTGTATATTTGGAGAGTAACTGCTTCAATGTTTCGTTGCGTAAACAGTATTAGAAGACAAGTTCAACGGTCTACTAAAAGCAGAAGAAATAAATACCGCCGAAACCCGTCTCATATCGCTAGACCAAAATGTGGACATTACCAGAGAATTGAAGAAATTCAGCAAGCAAGCGAATGCGCAGACAATACGCGAATGCCAAATGTTTTAAGACAAAAGTGGCCTGTTGAGGCTTCAAGGGCGCATTCGGTAGGGCCCACATGACAAGACGAACAGCACCCGATCACATTACATGCAAGAAATCTCGACACCATTATGAGAACCAGATTTTGGGTAATCAGGACAAAAATAAGTGAAAGACGTAACACGACAGTGTATTGTGTGCTGACGATACAATTCCAGGCCGTTGTAACAGGAGGACCTCACCCCGCCGATAGGGTGACAAAGACAGCACCGTTTCAAATAGCTGGCCTACATTTCACAGGTGCTCTGGAAGCAACTGAAAAGTGACATTGTCAAACTTCACGTAGTTATTTTTACATGTGCCGTCACAAGAGCCGTACACTTGGAAACTATTAGAGAGGCTTCACCTTAGTTTTGTACAAGCTTTTCTGTGCTGCCTGGATCAAAAAGAACGTGCTCAACGAAAACGAAAGACTTTCAGGAAACGGAAGGAATAGAATGCGGTCACTACAATACATCGCGAAACTCGAGATGTCCCCAGTCAGCAAGTGGAAATTTCTTCTGGAAAACGCTCCGTGGGAGGGGGGGTTCCTACTAAAGGCTCATCCATAGTTTCAAGTCAACTACGAAAAGCGATTGGCCGATGTTGACTGCATTTTGGGTCATTATCCACCTTGACATACGAAAGTAGGTGATAGCATGAACAACCAATCGCTAACATACGTTTACGATGAACCTGGAGAACCTATACTCCAACTCCTTCGGACCCGACTGGTGGCAACAAAACTGGGAGGAGACATCAGCGAGGAATAGGAAGGCAAGCTTCAATAAAAGGGGAGGCTACGTGAAGCCCGAAAAATATGGCCCTCCGAGTACACGAAACTGAGGGGCGAAAATGAAACCAGCTCTGAAACGTCACCAGGAACTGAGGAAAGCTGACATCGTCTNNNNNNNNNNNNNNNNNNNNNNNNNNNNNNNNNNNNNNNNNNNNNNNNNNNNNNNNNNNNNNNNNNNNNNNNNNNNNNNNNNNNNNNNNNNNNNNNNNNNTTGTAAACCTATACGGACTCGCGCACCCCACCACTTTACTGCCAATTATTGCAGCACAAAATACAGCGCTTCGAGCTATTCTCTTCCTAAAAAGAACGGACTTAAATCACATTCGCCTAACAATATACTACCCGTGAAACATTGCACTGATTACTATGTTCTCGTTTTGTTTTACAAAATTATGCACAAATTACTCTATGTCCTGTAAAAATGAAGGAAAATACCACACTCATTACGATCAGTCACCTCGAAAACGCAAACCGTTTCAAATTGTCGCACTAATTATGGATCATGTACATTCTCGCATGCCGCATAGCAGCTCTGGAATAAATTACTAACAGATCTAACGGCACAACAATCATTTATCAGCTACAAAACTAACCTTCGCTTTTATGCTCGCGTAACTTCCTTAATAAGTTTGTACCATATTTGTACTGTCTCGGATAGTTTTTTCTCACGCGCTCTAGTGTTTATATAACAGCATACaatatagcccccccccccctccccctcacagCTTCTACGCGTTATAGGGCCCAATCTTTATATCATACCCAATGTACGTATCTTATCAATAAAGCACTTGAGCTTGACTAATtaacaattcactaattaagattACTTGATTACTTGTTAAGGTTGAACTTAACAATTAAGtttaattaccttatggcccatattgcaatttacaaactctagccggggagttcacgaggcggatccacttgaaaccaattctcaggatgacaccagtttcgagatattaattgccgaactttgcggagcaatgtactggcgttccaattactttcttAAAACTtagttttatgcactgaagcacgaaaggaaccggaacgccaatgcatttctccgcaaagttcgggaattaatatctcgaaactggtgtcatcctgagaattggtttcaagtggatccgcctcgcgaactccgcggctacaatttgtaaattgcaatactgGCTATCAAGAGATAAGTTGATAGTTTATTAGTGAATTTGTTAATTATTctactatgcatttcaattttttgtgcaagtaacgtccgcctcttcaagtagacaagtagaattgtgctacctgccgcaggcaacctttaaaaatttttgaaggcgttcgctgaaacaccctgtatttatacCGAGGTTAAGAGTTCCAAAAAATTACAAAGAATTTGATACAGCTTTCCAGCTCAGAAATGTTATCGATTAACTAAGGGCAAATTATGGCAGACAACCTTAGCTTCTACATCTCTGCTTTCTGGAATGATAGCCATCTTGAAACTCAAATTCAGCAAGCGGAGCCCCCGATACATTTGAGAAAGCTACGTTAGAGATTTGTGAAGGGACCAACCTTCCTCTTAATTTTTCTTCAAGGCTTAGGTAACACAAAGATCGGCGATCTTTTTTGATGCCAGGCTATTTTTGTTGTGTACCTAAAATTACGCTAGAACGGTTAGTCGGTTTTCCTTGTCTAATTGCTTACAATATGTTAAGTTGTTGAGGTATGCGATGTCTTGAACTCTGTTTCCCTCATGAGAAATGCGTCTTCTGCTGATTTGTTAGTTCATTGCTAGAGTGCACCAAAATTTACATTCCATTTACTTTCATTTTAGTGACAACAGTATGTTACCACTGTCGCTCGGGTGTACAAAATATCGAGGACAGGGACTCAGTCAGATAAAGACAAGCATGTTTAGTACCTGGTTTTCCTCGATTGCTTTTCCCCTTTgtcgtacagtctgtttcacacttaggggaatctcatcattcatcgctctttttatcgcctccccccttccccagtgtagagtagcaggccagagcaaactaacgctcaagccgacctctctgcctttcttcaaataaacctctctaggggaatctcggagcgcattgcatcgcgatgcggcgagcgctggagtcgggtacCGGAAggagctcgcgcaggcgcagacgctcgagacgcgttatcttgcgtcgagctgtcgacgcggttcaagatctccagcgctcgccgcatcgcgatgcaatgcgctccgagatttcccctaagtgtgaaacagactggaCATCTGCTTTCCAAATGAGTATAAAACGAATATTTGTAACTAGAAGCGAAGATTACACTGAAAAACTGGAAATGCAACCACGAGGCGCATCTTTAACCACTCGAGGACAGCCGTAGTACAAGTCATGGGTACGGAGTACTTACACGTAGTGGTGCAAGGCGATGAGCAGTCTTGTCTGCCAGCAAGACCGCACACGGGTGGCGAGGTAGCGCGGTCGGCCACGGTTACAAGTGGTGCTCAGGGCCATCTCCTGTATGGGGACGTTGGGAGGATGGCAAACGTGGAGCAGCACACTGGATATCCTTCCTACTCGTGGGCCGCATCCGAAAGCAGAGGTCAAGATTCTGAAACAATAAGGCATGGACGCAGTAACGTTAAGTACCGGGCGAGTTGGTACCTATTGAACAAGGAATTAAACCAGTTAACTAGACGCACACGCAGAGCAAATAGCACAGGACGATGCTGGTGAAAAAGTATGGTgccagggtctgcgcatgcgtggtctCCCTAGCACGGTCgtctcgctccctagtgcatctaaatAGCCTTGCTCCAAAAGAACAGAGTTGGCTGCCTTTTAGCGTTGTCTCAGGGGAGCCGTGTGAATGCGGTCTCAAACGCTGCTAGCGCGCGtgtgtgcacgcgatggagcattagcgctcgtgcgtgcgcgttaatgggcatcggcgccttttaaagcgagATGCTTAACTGGCTCAGTCGCGGAATGTGGCCATCGTCCACAACACTTGCTGTggcaaaaatcagaaagcggctTACTACACCTCTACAGTTCAATACAGCATGTAAAAGTAAGTTAAGCACCAAGTAGCTAACAATAATTGAGTAATTCAAGAGTCCCAATAACTAATCAAAattaattagggtaattaacaagaTCAATACACAAGCATGATTCGACACGTTTATTAAAGCGTGCTAAAGTTAATTACTAGGAATTACGATTAATTAAAGGTCATTAAGGGTTGCCAACAGTAATAGAGTACTTATCAATTCGAGACTCCGTGATAAGACTGGTCACGCCGAATTAAGACTAGAGTTCCAAAAGGCAGTACATACT encodes the following:
- the LOC119431411 gene encoding uncharacterized protein LOC119431411 translates to MASCWQTRLLSSPCTTTGSELLFSISAHKETQPAPAHTLRSTLQRLLRARAPPVLGVNCHHFNILSPMASCWQTRLLSSPCTATGSELLFSISAHKETQPAPAHTLRSTLQRRLLRARAPPVLGVTVITSTFSRRWRPAGRLDCCPHPALLLVLSSCLRFRPTRTLGSLEHTLSGLRSRVNYFDLHSACDRPCSLADGVLLVYWTYGGAFVLDYGCEGVIACGAI